The Plasmodium cynomolgi strain B DNA, chromosome 13, whole genome shotgun sequence DNA segment GTAAGGGTGAATGGGGTGTCCGCCAACGGGGTGGCAGTCACAGTGGGGAGGGTGGAAAGCGATTTGCCTCATCATGTCCTCCCTCCTTTCACCATTGCGCCGcgttaaatatacatataccgACGTACGtatgcccattttgcctCCCCATCTTGTTCGCACTTCCCTCTAACCTCAGAGTTACCCCCTCTTCAATAGCTGCAAAACGTACGGAATGAAAATCGAAGCTGACAAGAAGAAGCATGAACAGTACAATGAAAATATGCtcaaaaatttggaaaaaatcagCAGCGAAGAAGTTTTAATAtacaagaaggaaaacaatGACGGAGATATTTTCTTCAACCTGGACAGTGACTACTATTCGAGCTCGTTACTCAACACAGATGatgagcaaaatgggaagtcCCCCCGAGGCGGAGATAAACCAACTGTGTGCGCAACTGAATGGATTGAAAAGAACACACGTGAATGCTCAAACGGGGGAGAGACAAATGATGCCCTTCAAGTTGACCATGCGACTCAACCTGGTGATGGCCCAACCACCCCTGACAAGAACGATGACACGAACAATGAAAAGAACGATCACAAGAATGGTGATAAGAATGGTGATAAGAATGGTGACAAGAATGGTGACAAGAACGATCACAAGAATGGTGACAAGAACGATGACAAGCACGACCACCAAAACGATGACACAAAATTCTTCACAAAAACGTACTGCTGGACCCccatggaggaggaagcgcTGAACAGACGAAAAGCGGAAAATATGGACTTCctaaagaatataaaaaaaatgaacgaattCTACGAATTGATAAAGAAGCTAAAGTCGACATTCAAATACAACATCAGCATTAATGCAGAGTGGGCCAAAGGGAATATAACGACCATCCAATCATGTTGCGCAAAAGAAACGGAGAATTTTAAACGAATTACAAATCTCATATACAAtgatgtaataaaaattgagcaggagttaaataaaaataaaaaaaaaatcgacaaAGAGACGAAGCTAATTATGATTTCCCTCTCTCTAGGTGAAGTgccaacaaaatggatgtccaattttaacaaaaaaaaaaaaacaatcgaCAGCTTTGTTACATACTATGAAAACGTGAAGGAGCAGTTGTACTTTTGGAACATCACAGGGGAATTACGTTTTTATAATGTACAATATCTTTTTGATccgttaaatttttttaaagcctTGTTGATTAAGTTCAGTTttgtgcataaaaaaaaattaggagACTGCATACTTTTGTCCAGCATAAATAACACCCTGGAGATGAAGAGGAGAGAAACTCCTCCCCATTTTCagaaaaatttcttctaCAGCAGTGATGAAGAGGACGCGTTTTCGTCCAATCAGATTAACTACTCCGATTATGTCCACTACGAGGTGGATTCCTGCTGTAACGTGGATGTGTCGGGGCTGCACACGTTGGTAGGGGGCACACGCAGTTCGCATAAACATATGCTTACACGTACCGTCTTGCACGTACCGTCTTACACGTACCTCCTTACACGTACCTTCTTACACATGTTTCCTTCCCGCGCAAGAAACTCCCACTTGCGTTGCTCAGATGGGGGGGCCCAAACCCGTTACTCATTTGTTATGTTGCAAATGGCCCACTTCCCCTCCACTTCAACCCTCCCAACGTGAGAAAACCATTCTACATGACACTCCCTCCATTCAAACCATCCCGCAGAACAACAACTTCGAATGTCTGGGAGTCAAGTCAAGGAGCAACAAAAAGTACGACGAAATCCCCATCGTAACTTTAAGCGTAATCgagaggagagaaaaaaatattctcaaagacaaaaaaatacctctttacatgtacaagtataactcaaaatggaacaaaaataacaaatttataactaatttatatttcaaGTCGGACAAGCACAAGTCATTCATTTACATTAATAAGGTATATCTGTTCGTTTATAACTGATTAGTGAAggcgttttttatttggcattttttgcattttttgcatttttggcctttttttgttttttttgtcccttttttcactcAAACGCGCTTGCTATacttgtacatatttttcaactCGCTGAAGTCCGCATTTTCGTTAAAAGGGATGTCCCGCTCCAATAGCGGCATTTCTACATCCTGCAAGGGGAGAGGAGCGAAAGGGGGCGTACATTTTAGAGAAGTATCTCTCCATAATAAGAACACTCCGTACGCATGGGCATTACAGAGCATGCTGTGACATAGAACAGGGTGTGGATCATTTTCTCTCCTTACCGGTATGATGTAATCATCGTCGGACGTCGCCTGCGACTTGGGTTTGATTCGATCCAGTGGTATGACCCCGCTGTAaatgggcgaaaaaaaggttgcGCATTAGGAAGAGTGTAATCGGCTTGCCCAATACAGTCCGGTGTGCTACAAACGGCGCGCACACTGCAATGTATTTGTGTGTGCCTCCCACACGATTGCACACGCGAGAGAAGGTCACCACACCCAAACTGTGCATCGAAAGCATACCAGTTGTAAATGTAGACTTGCTTCTTCGGCTTCCCAATTAGGGTAGACTGTTCCTCAATAAACGACAGGGTGTCAAATCCGTACTCCAAGTGCCCAAAGACCACCTGCAGGGAATGAACAAATCAACCGGTGAGCAAATCAATcgattaacaaaatttcgCGAAACTtcacaaaaaagcaaaacgcCTTAGGGCTGTCCCCCCCACACTCACATGCTTCTTATCCAGCCATGGGCAACTTTTAAAggttacaaaaaattgggagTTATTCGTATGTTTGATCCTCGTTTGGCACATGGAAAGCACGCCTGTCAGTagagggagagaaaaatgaaagcaagCGTTCGATGAGTACAGATATGTAAGCGTGCCTAAGTTGGCATAATAAAATGAGGAAGTTTCTACGAATATGTAGCGAAAAAAACTCATCCAAAGAGTGACCCTGAAATCAAGAGTCATTCGTTTTGCGTCATTCGTTTTGCATCATTCGTTTTGCGTCAttcgttttgcttcattCGTTTTACGCCACtctgtttcttttccctcccgtGGGACCTCTTTTCGAATGCCGGTAGATGAACTTTTCGTTTCGGAAGTACTGTCCATATATGGACTCCCCGCCAAAGCCGTTCCCAAAATTGAAGTCCCCTCCTTGGAACATCTGAATagaggggaggggggtgCAAAGTGCACATaacgtgtgtgtgtttggATAGGCGCACTGAGGTGAACATCTACATACCAATCACTGGGGGAGGTTTACACAAGTACACCTTTAGTCGCTACACGTCTGAGGTAGCCATTTTAGGTGCCTTACGAAATCTGTGACAATTCTATGAATGGGAGAGTTCTTGTACCAGCGTGGTTTCAGGTAGTAGCCCAGGCCTGTCTCACCttcgaatgaaaaaaaaaaaaaaaaaaatctgctaaatggaagaagaaaacgatTTACACTAACTTCTTTCTTAAATGATCCCTTTTCCAGGTGAGGTAATCACCTGTGCAGAGGCAGCGAAAATTTTCACAGGTGATTGGTAACTTATCCATGAACAGCTGCAAAGGTGGGAAAGGGAGGCCCTCATTAGTTATGCTTCCAATTGCGGAGGTGCGTGGTTtgcgctcattttttttttctttctttctttctttcttcctttcttctgCCATTTGGggctcccccttttggttaACTCCTGGCTCACCTCAAATATCAGCCTTCCAGCGTTCCTCCCCCCTATGGCAACATCCAAATAAACGCGGGGGTTCGGTATTTTCATCTTCGTTAAAAGTACGGGCGCTCATAAGAAATGCGAGTCATCTTACCAACCAGAAGTGTTTAACCAAACAATTCGATTAACCTTTTCGCCTTcgctattttatatataacccGGACTTCAGTGtgatgcccctttttttttttttttttttttttttttccttttcctcacaATTTTGGACGTAGTGCCAACGTGTATAGGCCTATCTCCGTCTACCT contains these protein-coding regions:
- a CDS encoding cyclophilin (putative), with product MKIPNPRVYLDVAIGGRNAGRLIFELFMDKLPITCENFRCLCTGETGLGYYLKPRWYKNSPIHRIVTDFMFQGGDFNFGNGFGGESIYGQYFRNEKFIYRHSKRGVLSMCQTRIKHTNNSQFFVTFKSCPWLDKKHVVFGHLEYGFDTLSFIEEQSTLIGKPKKQVYIYNCGVIPLDRIKPKSQATSDDDYIIPDVEMPLLERDIPFNENADFSELKNMYKYSKRV